The Nitrogeniibacter aestuarii genome has a window encoding:
- a CDS encoding ParB N-terminal domain-containing protein: MRQADLPATALLLDPNNYRFHELEHYVEAAEDRFAEDAVQKRAQQRLRQEEGIQELKNSIVRNGYIPVERIVVRPYAHAEGKYVVVEGNRRTAAVKWILDDQDAGVNIPQATLNSIANLPVVIVEEAAPDEIFRASLMGIRHVSGIRQWGGYQRAKLVAHMRDALQLESGEVSDRLGMSTNEANRRYRAFQALRQMQMDEEFADFANPSMYAIFHEAVSLTAVKAWLDWRDVEGKFCNEETRTQFYELITPREDDEGHKLEPKITSYSQVRELRSILDKPEAKRILLDPSRPFVEALGIAKQEEFARLWVSAVAEAISSLESLGVKELKDLQQAEVDSLNKLRNLASERLNDYTALTGKQV, from the coding sequence ATGAGACAAGCTGATCTGCCGGCTACTGCACTTTTGCTTGATCCCAACAACTATCGTTTCCATGAGCTTGAACACTACGTGGAAGCGGCAGAAGACAGGTTCGCCGAAGATGCAGTTCAGAAGCGCGCCCAGCAGCGGTTGCGGCAGGAAGAGGGCATCCAGGAGCTTAAGAACTCGATCGTTCGAAACGGATATATCCCAGTCGAACGGATTGTCGTTAGACCATACGCCCACGCAGAAGGCAAATACGTGGTTGTGGAAGGAAACCGGCGTACTGCTGCGGTTAAATGGATACTCGACGACCAAGACGCTGGCGTGAACATTCCCCAAGCGACTCTCAATTCTATCGCCAACCTTCCAGTCGTAATCGTCGAAGAGGCCGCACCCGACGAGATATTTCGCGCATCTTTAATGGGCATTCGACATGTATCTGGAATTAGGCAATGGGGTGGCTACCAGAGGGCTAAGCTCGTCGCGCACATGCGTGACGCTCTACAGTTGGAAAGCGGCGAGGTGTCTGATCGCCTTGGCATGAGCACGAACGAGGCAAACCGGCGATACCGCGCCTTTCAAGCGCTTCGGCAAATGCAAATGGATGAAGAATTCGCAGATTTCGCGAACCCATCAATGTACGCAATTTTCCATGAAGCGGTTTCTCTTACGGCCGTAAAGGCTTGGCTCGATTGGCGCGACGTCGAGGGAAAGTTCTGCAACGAGGAAACCCGCACTCAATTTTACGAATTGATCACGCCCCGAGAGGATGATGAAGGGCACAAGCTGGAACCAAAGATTACGTCGTATTCCCAGGTTCGCGAGTTGCGATCAATCCTCGACAAACCAGAGGCAAAGCGAATCCTACTTGATCCATCTCGGCCATTCGTCGAAGCCTTGGGGATCGCGAAACAGGAAGAGTTCGCGAGGCTCTGGGTTTCGGCGGTAGCCGAGGCCATTTCGTCTCTCGAGTCACTTGGGGTCAAAGAACTCAAAGACCTTCAGCAGGCCGAAGTTGACTCCCTTAATAAGCTGCGCAACTTGGCGAGCGAGCGACTTAATGATTACACAGCGTTGACTGGAAAGCAGGTCTGA